Sequence from the Meriones unguiculatus strain TT.TT164.6M chromosome 5, Bangor_MerUng_6.1, whole genome shotgun sequence genome:
TAGAATTTTTATGTGAGGAAACTCAAATTATTGTTTTTATCAAGTATccatttcagctctgaattattcattcttatcaagcaattatgaattttaacattttccttatTCCCTCATTTTATaagtatttcattgatttttaagcttattatgtaaatatataatatgtcctttcccattcctcTCTCAAAACACATCCAAAAATCTTCCCTGTGCTGTCCTTCATGTTCACGGcctcttttctttaattgttattatatacatatgtagtcTCAGATGCATAACTgtgacctgctcagtctgtataatgtgacgtgtttgcatgttttcagggctgataattTCATTTTGGActaccagttggtgtgctcttccctggagaagactgttgcTCCTGCTCTTGGCattccttagtttcctgtagttctttgagaagggctgagcagtggttttCCTGTAACTTGGCATGTCTAAGTGTTGTTGTCCATGTTTAGCTCGTGTTTAGGCACTCATGTGGGTAAGGTTATTGCTGTAGCTCCTTAACTCTACtgagagacacaatctcacagtgaaTTCCCTAACCCCTGCTTTCAGTCTCTCCATGCCATCTTCAgaagcaatgttctctgagccttgcttaCAGGAGTTCTTTGGTAGATGGGTCCACCAAGACTAGGATCCACaactctacatcttgatcagctgtggttttctgtactgatctcattctgctgcaaagagaagttttgtttttgagaagtgggggttacactcatctgtggatataagaacaaaTACTTAGATCATTGAAAACATTTTTGCTTCTTGTCAGTATACTGTATTACAGTGCAATATGTTCTGAAAAGCTATAaagttatttcatctcacacccttgattttcagttgataattcattaatgtttatttgggaaactttttacaatattatatacTTTGTGTGTATTTAATCGTCATTAAAGGAAATGATGAGCTCTACATAAAATGCCCACTGAATTTCCTACATCCCTGAAGTCTGGCCAAGTCCCCTACACCTTGAAGGCAATGGAGACTTAAGACTCTTGTTGAGCCCATCCCTCAAGACTGGGTGAACACTTTTCATTTACTTATGACCTTAGAATGAGATGGCCCTAAGTCTATtgtaattgtagttttgtttactACCCTGATTTTACCTgtcaaaagaggggaaaaaaaggagtatGCTCACCCTGAACTCAGACCATACTGGATCTCATGGCTGGAGATTAAATTCATAGGTTGGAGGCAGAGTCACTTACCAGAGTTCAGAGAAAGACCAAGATTTCAAACTCTCTGGAAAGTGAACTTGTCTCCATCATTCTAGATTTTcgggtaatttttttcttttctgtttcatgcagggaaggagctgatcagtcattcacagagctgcattctgtctcccaggCCACTGCATGAGAAAACCAGCAGGTGACCTGTACAGAGATCACTCTGTGCTAGAAACAGTTCCATTCTTGGTGTGTATGTAGCATCTTCACACCTAGGGTCTCCATGACTGTGCATATGCTCCAGAGTTGCTGACTGGAGCTCATCTTCTGAGTGCTTATGGTCACACGTCGATGAATGGCAGATAGTCAGTAGGATTCAATTCAGGGTCCAAACtggtaattatttgttctggagatttattaagaacatttggctgggcagtggtggtgcatgctttgaatcccagcactcaggaggcaaaggcaggaggatctccgagTACTAGGCCAGCtttgtttacaaagtgagttccaggacaaccaggactacatagagaaaccctgagaaaaactgaaaagagagagagacagagagacaaagagacagagagagaaagagagagagaataggaggaggaggactcagaGGTAAGGGggacaaaggggagagagaagaagagaaagaaacaaagaaaatgaatgaataatgaatgaatgaaaaagaaggtgAATGAATACTTGACCAGCAGGGAAGAGGGCACTGAGATAAATgatcctgtgcatgtgtgtctgacaATCAAGTGAGATGCAGCTATTACCCCTTAATAAACCAAACATGTGGACCAGGagaggaaatttttttataaCTTCTGAAAATGTTTAATGTACCAGAAAGTTTGTATTCTGAGACAGCCCCACTATGGTCTGCAGAGTTCAGTTTTGTTTGAGAAGCATcaggacagtggggacagtgAGGACTATGGGGATCGTCTCAAGGAGTTGTGAGCTGGTGCTGAGTTCCAATTAGACAAGTTATAATTGGGATGAATTGACATCTTGTTGCCAGCTCAGTGTTGGTGGGTAATGCTTCATTAGCAGTAATTGtaatgaagagttttctcttttctcctcagacttttgatacttgcaaatacacacacaatgaataaggccagcatactccacactaacacaaacattaaaatcaccttgttctctgaaatgagtgttgggatctcagccaacagcatccTTTTCGTCTTCCATCTCTGCATGCTCATTGGTGCGCACAGGCCTAAACCCATTGATCTCGCCATTGGTTTCTTGACCCTGACTCAACTACTGATGCTGCTAACTATGGGACTCATAGCTGCAGACATGTTTATGTCTCAGGGGAGGTGGGACCCCACCACATGCCAATCCCTTATCTATGTGCACAGGTTCTCGAGGGGCCTCTCCCtttgtgctgcctgtctgctgaatgtcctctggaccatcatcctcagccctagAAGCTGCTGTTTACACAAGTTTAAACATAAATCTCTCCATCACATCTCCTGTgccctttttctttgtgttctctacatgtcttttagcagttacctcTTGGTATCAAATAGCGCCGTCTCCAATTCAACCTcagataattttatgtatgttactCAGTCTTGCTCACTTCTACCCCTGAGTTACTCCAGACAAAGCACATTTTCCACATTGTTTTtcttcagggaagcctttcttatcaGTCTCATGgtcctctccagtgggtacatggtggctctcttgtacagacacatgaagcaggcctggcatcttcacagcaccagcctgtctccaaaagcatCTCTAGAGCAAAGGGCCACccggaccatcctgctgctcatgagcttctttgtgtttctctgcattttggagACTGTTATCTTGCAATCaagaatgaagttcaaagatgGCTTACTATTCTACTTTATTCATATTCTTGTGTCCCatagctatgccacagtcagtccccttgtgtttatttgcactgaaaagcatataattaaatttttgagGTCAGTGTGGGACAGGAAAGTAAATATGTGATTATTCAGGAATGGGTATGATCCCTTAATACAGTCCAATATGTTGTCATCAGAGCTATGATCATGACATAGTAGGAACATTCCAAGGTTTAAACTGATATGTGAAAACATCCTTTTCCCATTACATCTGTTTACTCTGTTTATGGATGGCAAGTATGTAAAAGAAGATTAAACTGCATTTCCACTCAGATATCACATGAGGTTTATCT
This genomic interval carries:
- the LOC132654002 gene encoding vomeronasal type-1 receptor 44-like; translation: MNKASILHTNTNIKITLFSEMSVGISANSILFVFHLCMLIGAHRPKPIDLAIGFLTLTQLLMLLTMGLIAADMFMSQGRWDPTTCQSLIYVHRFSRGLSLCAACLLNVLWTIILSPRSCCLHKFKHKSLHHISCALFLCVLYMSFSSYLLVSNSAVSNSTSDNFMYVTQSCSLLPLSYSRQSTFSTLFFFREAFLISLMVLSSGYMVALLYRHMKQAWHLHSTSLSPKASLEQRATRTILLLMSFFVFLCILETVILQSRMKFKDGLLFYFIHILVSHSYATVSPLVFICTEKHIIKFLRSVWDRKVNM